One genomic window of Salvelinus namaycush isolate Seneca unplaced genomic scaffold, SaNama_1.0 Scaffold1371, whole genome shotgun sequence includes the following:
- the LOC120036505 gene encoding indian hedgehog B protein-like: MRLSVLVGLFIGCALLLAPVTEGCGPGRGYGKRRPPKKLTPLAYKQFSPNVAEKTLGASGKHEGKITRNSERFKELTPNYNPDIIFKDEENTAADRLMTQRCKDKLNSLAISVMNMWPGVKLRVTEGWDEDGHHSEDSLHYEGRAVDITTSDRDRNKYSMLARLAVEAGFDWVYYESKAHVHCSVKSEHSVAAKTGGCFPGRSLVTLDDGSSRAVQDLQPGDRVLASSGADGSRSGGDLVYSEFFTFLDHEPAARKQFYVLGTETGANLTLTAAHLVFVTDGNCSVGKSAKGAVMRTMYASDVRPGQCVLTAGRNQGPQGNLSQVIWVHIQMDTGAFAPLTRHGSLVVDGVLASCYAAMDQHHLAHWAFGPLRLLYSWTRWTGTGASLGDGLHWYSQVLHWIGTFLLDPGHFHPWGMVMHDSER; this comes from the exons ATGCGTCTCTCCGTGCTTGTAGGGCTCTTCATCGGCTGCGCCCTGCTTCTCGCACCTGTAACCGAGGGCTGTGGGCCGGGGAGGGGATACGGCAAGAGACGTCCGCCAAAGAAGCTCACACCCCTCGCTTATAAGCAGTTCAGCCCCAACGTTGCCGAGAAAACACTGGGAGCCAGTGGCAAACACGAGGGGAAAATAACGAGAAATTCAGAACGGTTCAAAGAGCTCACTCCCAACTATAACCCTGATATTATATTTAAAGATGAGGAGAATACGGCTGCCGATCGACTTATGACCCAG cgcTGTAAAGACAAGCTGAACTCCCTGGCCATCTCTGTGATGAACATGTGGCCTGGGGTGAAGTTGAGAGTGACAGAGGGCTGGGACGAGGACGGGCACCACTCAGAGGATTCCCTCCATTACGAGGGAAGAGCGGTGGACATCACCACCTCAGACCGGGACAGGAATAAGTACTCCATGCTGGCTCGCCTGGCCGTGGAGGCCGGCTTCGACTGGGTCTACTATGAATCCAAGGCACACGTGCACTGCAGTGTCAAGTCAG AGCACTCAGTAGCAGCAAAGACCGGGGGCTGTTTCCCTGGTCGTTCTTTGGTCACTCTGGATGACGGGAGCAGCAGGGCGGTCCAGGACCTCCAGCCAGGTGACCGGGTCCTGGCCTCCTCAGGGGCTGACGGCAGCAGGAGCGGAGGAGACCTCGTATACAGCGAGTTCTTCACCTTCCTGGACCACGAGCCTGCAGCGAGGAAACAGTTCTACGTGTTGGGAACAGAGACGGGAGCAAACCTGACCCTCACTGCAGCTCATCTTGTGTTCGTGACAGATGGTAACTGTTCAGTGGGCAAATCGGCAAAAGGTGCTGTCATGCGGACTATGTACGCCAGCGACGTACGGCCAGGACAGTGTGTGCTGACTGCAGGGAGAAACCAGGGACCACAGGGAAACCTGTCCCAAGTTATCTGGGTCCACATCCAGATGGACACTGGGGCCTTCGCCCCTCTGACACGCCACGGCTCACTGGTGGTGGACGGCGTTCTAGCCTCGTGCTACGCTGCTATGGACCAGCACCACCTAGCCCACTGGGCCTTTGGTCCCCTCCGCCTGCTGTACAGCTGGACCAGATGGACCGGGACTGGTGCCTCTCTAGGAGACGGACTACACTGGTACTCACAAGTCCTGCATTGGATAGGAACGTTCCTATTGGACCCTGGACATTTCCACCCCTGGGGGATGGTCATGCATGActcagagagataa